In Balneola sp., a single genomic region encodes these proteins:
- a CDS encoding antitoxin — protein MDWKEHIISEPKVLFGKPAIKGTRISVELILEKLGNGISKDELLESYPHLTEEKIQACISYAADTLKSEN, from the coding sequence ATGGACTGGAAAGAACACATAATTTCTGAACCCAAAGTTTTATTTGGAAAGCCCGCCATTAAAGGCACCAGAATATCTGTGGAACTTATTTTAGAGAAGCTTGGTAACGGCATTTCTAAGGATGAATTACTAGAATCATATCCTCATCTCACCGAAGAAAAGATTCAGGCATGTATTTCTTATGCTGCGGATACGCTGAAATCAGAAAACTAA
- a CDS encoding cytochrome C, with protein MNSILSKILAGIALIFVVVQFFGPDQTLPDADPAKDFLANTNPPQEVTTIIKTACYDCHSYQTKYPWYAGIEPLSWWLQDHIEHGRDELNFSEWTDYTTRRADHKLEEAIELVEEEEMPLPSYTRVHWEANLTDQQREELNKWFTSVREQLPSEPEDQTEED; from the coding sequence ATGAATTCAATTCTATCTAAAATACTGGCAGGCATTGCATTAATCTTTGTTGTAGTACAATTCTTCGGACCAGATCAAACTTTACCGGATGCTGATCCCGCAAAGGATTTTCTTGCAAATACAAACCCGCCTCAAGAGGTAACAACCATCATTAAAACTGCTTGTTACGATTGCCATTCTTATCAAACCAAATATCCTTGGTATGCAGGGATTGAGCCTTTATCGTGGTGGCTGCAGGACCATATTGAGCATGGCCGTGATGAATTGAATTTCTCTGAGTGGACAGACTATACAACGCGCAGAGCCGATCATAAACTGGAAGAAGCCATTGAACTCGTTGAAGAAGAAGAAATGCCTTTACCATCTTATACCCGGGTTCACTGGGAAGCTAATCTTACTGATCAGCAACGCGAGGAATTAAATAAATGGTTTACTTCTGTAAGAGAACAACTCCCTTCTGAACCAGAAGACCAAACCGAAGAAGATTAA
- a CDS encoding exosortase/archaeosortase family protein: MNSPLTKFIAKALLIFTGWYLLYEMWLLPDGSLDEWLSLNIIGASAGFIELLGYDVYTVNRIIGIGEYPGIEIVDGCNGIAAMGLFFGFILAYPGDWKNRLSFSVVGVGIIYLVNIVRVITLTITQVEWPEFFDFTHDYSTAAIFYIVIFVLWMVWVNFADANFDSKSQKVVHA; encoded by the coding sequence ATGAACTCACCTCTTACCAAGTTTATTGCGAAAGCGCTTTTGATTTTTACCGGCTGGTATCTGCTTTACGAAATGTGGTTATTGCCTGATGGTAGTCTTGACGAGTGGCTTTCCCTGAATATAATAGGAGCTAGTGCTGGTTTTATTGAGTTACTTGGCTATGATGTTTACACGGTAAACAGAATTATTGGGATAGGGGAATATCCTGGCATTGAGATTGTAGATGGATGTAATGGTATTGCGGCTATGGGATTATTTTTTGGATTCATATTGGCTTATCCGGGTGACTGGAAGAATCGCCTCAGTTTTAGTGTTGTTGGTGTTGGTATTATTTATTTGGTGAATATTGTTCGGGTGATAACCCTTACCATAACTCAGGTTGAATGGCCTGAATTCTTTGATTTCACTCACGATTATTCAACGGCCGCTATCTTTTATATCGTAATTTTTGTGCTTTGGATGGTTTGGGTGAATTTTGCGGATGCTAATTTTGACTCCAAATCGCAAAAGGTTGTTCATGCGTAG
- a CDS encoding acyl-CoA dehydrogenase, giving the protein MSKNLFNIDDAFLFESELNEEDRLIMETARDYAQSKLEPRALKGNTEEYFDQDIAKEMGEMGLLGVTIPEEYGGSEASYTAYGLIAREVERVDSGYRSFMSVQSSLVMYPISTFGTEEQKQKFLPKLASGEMIGCFGLTEPDHGSDPGSMVTTALKVDGGWKMNGAKMWITNSPIADVAVVWAKAKESKEDEGVIRGFLVEKGMDGFTAPHTKYKMSLRASETGELVFDDVFIPDENMFPDIKGLKGPFMCLNSARYGIAWGTVGAAEFCYQRARDYVLDRKQFGKPLAANQLIQTKLANMMTDITSMQMLAYRLGKLKDEGRDHPSMTSLAKRNNCGKALEISRISRDMHGGNGIVGDYRVIHHVMNLESVNTYEGTYDIHGLILGREITGIQAFTPKGND; this is encoded by the coding sequence ATGTCAAAGAACCTATTCAACATCGACGACGCTTTTCTATTTGAATCGGAACTCAATGAGGAAGACCGCCTTATTATGGAGACCGCTCGGGACTATGCGCAAAGTAAGCTTGAGCCCCGGGCTTTAAAGGGAAATACGGAAGAGTACTTTGATCAGGATATCGCCAAAGAAATGGGTGAAATGGGTCTGCTTGGCGTTACTATTCCTGAAGAATATGGAGGCTCTGAAGCCAGCTACACCGCCTATGGATTGATTGCGCGTGAGGTTGAGCGGGTGGACTCTGGCTACCGCTCTTTTATGAGTGTGCAGTCCTCGCTGGTCATGTACCCTATTTCTACTTTTGGGACTGAAGAGCAAAAGCAGAAATTCCTTCCCAAACTGGCATCCGGTGAAATGATTGGGTGCTTTGGGCTCACCGAACCTGACCATGGTTCTGACCCGGGTTCTATGGTTACCACTGCTTTAAAAGTAGACGGCGGCTGGAAGATGAATGGCGCAAAAATGTGGATCACCAACTCCCCTATTGCTGATGTAGCTGTTGTTTGGGCTAAGGCCAAAGAGAGTAAAGAGGACGAAGGCGTAATCCGCGGGTTTTTAGTTGAAAAAGGAATGGACGGATTCACAGCTCCTCATACCAAATACAAAATGAGTTTACGTGCATCAGAAACTGGTGAATTGGTTTTTGATGATGTCTTCATTCCAGACGAAAATATGTTTCCGGATATCAAAGGATTGAAAGGGCCGTTTATGTGCCTGAACTCAGCTCGCTACGGTATTGCCTGGGGCACCGTGGGAGCAGCTGAATTTTGCTATCAACGCGCACGTGATTATGTGCTAGACAGAAAGCAGTTTGGTAAGCCGTTGGCAGCCAATCAGCTTATCCAAACCAAGCTGGCCAATATGATGACCGACATCACTTCTATGCAGATGCTTGCATATCGTTTAGGAAAACTCAAAGACGAAGGCCGTGATCATCCTTCCATGACTTCCCTTGCCAAACGTAACAATTGTGGCAAAGCCCTCGAAATTTCCCGCATCTCCAGGGATATGCATGGCGGAAATGGTATTGTTGGTGATTATCGGGTTATCCATCATGTAATGAATTTGGAATCCGTAAACACTTACGAAGGCACTTATGATATTCACGGTTTAATACTCGGCCGTGAGATTACCGGAATTCAAGCCTTCACTCCAAAAGGGAATGATTAG
- a CDS encoding acyl-CoA dehydrogenase, producing MDAVLDRELSFELTEDQKMIRDSVKEFVERSVAPTVMDRDNTKEFPHEIVKQLGELGMLGIYHEEQYGGGGFDVVSFCLALEEIARWDASLALTVASHTSLGTGHIAVAGNHEQKLKYMPTLTSGEKLAAWCLTEPGSGSDASGMKSTAIKKGDKYILNGSKIFITQGSVGDVYVVLAKTDPDKGVKGISAFIVEREWDGVKPGTGMHKLGMNSSDTTEVVFENVEVPAENLLGDEGQGFVDTMKVLDGGRVGIAALSVGIARGALEESLNYSMERKQFGTAIGNFQYMEGKMVDMATEIDAARLLVHRAAWLKDNDKPYTKEASMAKLFASELSVRAALEAIQIHGGYGYTKEYHVERFLRDAKLMTIGEGTSEVQRLIIARELKKDIV from the coding sequence ATGGATGCCGTTTTAGATAGAGAATTATCGTTTGAGCTTACCGAGGATCAGAAAATGATCCGTGACAGCGTTAAAGAATTTGTAGAGCGTAGCGTTGCGCCAACCGTTATGGACCGTGACAATACTAAAGAATTTCCTCATGAAATTGTTAAGCAGCTGGGAGAGTTGGGAATGCTTGGCATTTACCATGAAGAACAATATGGCGGTGGCGGGTTTGATGTCGTCAGCTTTTGCCTTGCCTTGGAAGAAATTGCCCGATGGGACGCTTCTCTTGCTTTGACGGTAGCTTCACACACTTCCCTGGGAACCGGACATATCGCCGTTGCCGGAAATCATGAGCAGAAATTGAAATACATGCCCACTCTCACGTCCGGTGAAAAGTTGGCCGCGTGGTGTTTGACTGAGCCGGGCTCAGGAAGTGATGCTTCCGGAATGAAGTCGACCGCTATTAAGAAAGGCGACAAGTACATTTTAAATGGCTCCAAGATTTTCATTACTCAGGGTTCTGTCGGAGATGTTTATGTGGTTTTGGCCAAAACAGATCCAGACAAAGGTGTAAAAGGAATTTCGGCATTTATTGTTGAGCGTGAATGGGACGGCGTAAAACCTGGAACCGGAATGCATAAATTAGGAATGAATTCTTCGGATACTACCGAAGTTGTTTTCGAAAATGTGGAAGTTCCCGCTGAAAATTTATTGGGCGATGAAGGTCAAGGATTCGTAGATACCATGAAGGTTTTGGATGGAGGCCGTGTTGGTATTGCAGCTCTTTCTGTTGGTATTGCCCGTGGGGCGCTCGAAGAGTCACTTAACTATTCGATGGAAAGAAAACAGTTTGGTACAGCCATTGGCAACTTCCAGTATATGGAAGGGAAAATGGTGGATATGGCTACTGAAATTGATGCAGCTCGCCTACTTGTTCACAGAGCTGCATGGCTTAAGGATAACGACAAGCCTTATACCAAAGAGGCGTCCATGGCCAAGCTTTTTGCTTCTGAACTCTCGGTTCGGGCAGCCCTGGAAGCTATCCAAATTCACGGTGGCTACGGTTACACCAAAGAGTATCATGTGGAGCGATTCCTTCGCGATGCTAAACTTATGACGATCGGTGAAGGCACCTCAGAAGTGCAGCGACTAATTATCGCCCGGGAACTCAAGAAGGATATCGTATAA